A window from Amblyomma americanum isolate KBUSLIRL-KWMA chromosome 7, ASM5285725v1, whole genome shotgun sequence encodes these proteins:
- the LOC144097649 gene encoding uncharacterized protein LOC144097649 translates to MDLKALKKPLLLELAKNLGLDVRDQTRKPAIIAAIEALQADDDELSECLELIAEREKSEREAEQRNDKRLEKTLELKRLELEVLKARNESGESIAPSVGEPKSVRMKDLMQPYMKGEDIGLFLVNFERTCEKAGFIRATWPQCLLTLLSGEAANVIARLCKEDSDNYDKVKSSLLKKYRMSAEAFRQKFRNAEKQRDESYPDFAYKLMANLGEWLKEAKAYDESEKMMQCFGLEQFYRRLPEDIRHWVQDRQDVTTVSKAADLAEEFVSRRALDRKESPKKEYQNRKASGEREQLFKVKEQARSVESSEKGAGIKEETPEAEERQKKAFEKRRAPVCYNCQKPGHMAAVCKNPKVVCLSVDSNEENLKLLEPYIRDLVVNGKPCRVLRDSAATMDVVHPSYVEPGQFTGECAWIKQAVEANSVCLPIGNISIEGPFGVLHTEAAVSASLPMQYPYLFSNRSDQLLRQKDLVFGEGMSTR, encoded by the coding sequence ATGGATCTGAAAGCATTAAAAAAGCCGCTTTTGCTGGAGTTGGCCAAAAATTTGGGTTTGGATGTCCGGGACCAAACAAGAAAGCCAGCCATCATCGCGGCTATCGAGGCACTTCAGGCAGACGACGATGAGCTCTCAGAATGTCTGGAGCTAATTGCGGAAAGAGAGAAATCAGAGCGGGAAGCAGAACAGAGAAATGATAAACGCTTAGAGAAAACGCTTGAGCTTAAGCGTCTTGAACTGGAGGTGCTAAAGGCTCGAAACGAAAGCGGTGAGAGCATAGCACCTAGCGTAGGAGAGCCCAAGTCGGTCAGAATGAAAGACCTCATGCAACCTTATATGAAAGGAGAGGACATAGGTCTGTTTTTGGTAAACTTCGAGCGCACGTGCGAGAAGGCAGGGTTTATCAGGGCAACGTGGCCACAGTGCTTGCTGACTCTATTGTCAGGTGAGGCTGCCAATGTGATTGCCCGCTTGTGTAAGGAAGATTCAGACAACTACGACAAAGTGAAGTCTAGTCTGCTGAAAAAGTACAGAATGTCAGCTGAGGCATTCCGTCAGAAATTTCGCAACGCCGAGAAGCAGAGGGATGAGTCATACCCAGACTTCGCGTACAAGCTGATGGCTAACCTGGGAGAATGGCTAAAAGAAGCTAAGGCGTATGACGAAAGCGAGAAAATGATGCAATGCTTCGGCCTCGAGCAGTTCTACCGTCGGTTGCCTGAAGACATAAGGCACTGGGTGCAAGACAGGCAAGACGTTACGACTGTCTCGAAGGCAGCTGACCTGGCAGAAGAGTTCGTCTCACGCCGTGCACTCGACAGAAAGGAAAGCCCCAAGAAAGAATACCAGAACAGGAAAGCATCTGGAGAGAGGGAGCAACTTTTCAAAGTGAAGGAGCAGGCACGGAGTGTAGAATCTTCAGAAAAGGGCGCGGGGATAAAAGAGGAAACacctgaagcagaagagcgccaaaagaaagcatttgaaaagAGACGGGCGCCGGTGTGCTATAACTGCCAAAAGCCGGGACATATGGCGGCGGTGTGCAAAAACCCAAAAGTTGTTTGCTTGTCAGTGGACAGCAACGAGGAAAATTTGAAGCTTCTAGAGCCCTACATCCGAGATCTTGTAGTGAATGGAAAGCCGTGTCGCGTGCTGCGAGATTCGGCAGCTACAATGGACGTAGTCCACCCATCGTATGTAGAGCCAGGGCAATTCACCGGGGAGTGTGCCTGGATTAAACAGGCGGTGGAAGCCAATAGCGTGTGCCTTCCTATTGGTAACATAAGCATTGAAGGCCCCTTTGGAGTACTTCATACGGAGGCTGCCGTGTCAGCCAGCCTGCCGATGCAGTACCCCTATCTGTtttcaaacagatcagatcaactgCTGCGGCAGAAGGACCTCGTGTTCGGGGAGGGGATGTCTACGCGCTAA